Genomic segment of Lentisphaera araneosa HTCC2155:
AGGCCTTCTTGTGTGCATGGGTAAGCTTCAATAGTCTATTTGCACGCATTGATCCGCAAAGTAACGATTTTCTACCTGAAAAACAATCAATTGAATTTTTTTTAGGGAAGCTCAAGAGTATAGATCGTCAGGGTAAGCTAGAGCACCTTTTGGACGAGAGTGAATGGCAGTTTGAGCAGATTCTTCAATGCAAATTTCTACAGTCGAACTTTTGGCGTCAGCTCGATGGTAAGGAGCAAGTGGTACTTAAGAATTGGAATAATGATAGCTTTAAGTATTTTCGTAAAAAGGGTGATGAGGTTCTTTTATTTAAAGTACTGCTCGGGATTTATGTAATGCGCAATCAACTCGTGCACGGTGGGGCGACATATGGATCGCAAATGAATCGTTCAACACTCATGCTTTGTCTCTATGTATTAGAACCCATGCTCAATTGTTTTATTGATATCTTGATTCACGAAGGTTCCGACATGGAATTTGGAGCCTTGCCTTACCCACCGGTGAAGTAGGACAACTTTTGTCCTGTGTGTAGAAGTGGTTTAGAGAAAACATGAGGTAAAGAATGAGTTTAAGTGACATAAAATTATCAGGTATATGTGAAAGAGATATAGATATGCTTCTACAAGAAGAGTTTGTAGCTAGCGAACGTTTTTGTTCATGGTTCCTTCAACAAATAAAAGTGTTTGATGAATTTGAACATGACAAAATCCTTGTAAAAAGATCTGTTACAGATACATATGGGGAATCTGATTTAGAGCTTACTTTTCAAGACCTTAAACTCAAAATTCTTATAGAAAATAAGGTTGATGCATCCTTCCAAAAGGATCAAGCTCAGCGATATAGTGATAGGGCTCTAAAGTTTTGTCAAAGTGGTGATGGGAATAAGAGTAGGACAGTTCTAGTAGCTCCAAAGCATTATGGTAATAATGAATTGTGTGATTTTGAACATAGAGTCAATTATGAAGAAATCCTTACTTGGTACAAGAACTCCGATATACCTAAAAACCGCGTCAGGTTTAAAAATCACGTTTTAGAAACTGCTATTAATAAGGCGTTTAAAAATTATGATTTAATTACAGATGAAGAGAATACAGATTTTTGGATATCTTATTACAATTTAATGAAAGAATTGTACCCATATATGATATTGAAAGATCCGGGCCCTAAGCCGTCAGGGTCATATTTTATATATATGCGAAAACAAGGCTTCCCTAAGACTGTTAAAATCTATCATAAATTTCCAAAGGGTATTATAGATTTAGAATTTCCGGGTATGGGAGATTCTCTAGATGCAGTTATTGATTCGTTTAAAAAAGCGCTGCCTTCAAATTATGATGTAGTGAAAACAAATAAGTCAGCTAGCATTAGAGTTGAGGTTCCTAAATTGACTTTATCATTTACTTTCGATGATCAGAATAATGAAATTAAAGAATGTATGAAACAAGCTGTTAGCTTAGCTGATTGGTATTTACAGAATAAAGAATTACAAACATTTATAGTATGAGGAAAAGTTATGTTAAAAACTAAAGGGATTTCTTTTAATGCAGCTATTGTTGAACAGATTCTAAGTGACGATTCTAGAATTGAAATTTGTACTAGAAATTTCACCAAAAAGGAAGGTGGATCAACCATTTCGAAATCTCTAGGTATCGGTGTGTATTTTAAGCCAAGTAGATGGGAAAAGAACGCGGAGCTTGAAACTGTATTGAGACAGTTTTTCAATGATTATCAAGATCCCTTTGAGGCTTTTAAGGCATTTGCTGAAGCAGAAGAAAAAAATGCCAATAGTAAAGTTGTCTATGATTATAATTTCATGGATAATCTAACTAATTAAATACTAAGCCATCTTTTGTCCTAGGTCTAATGTGATAGTCAAAAGGTACATCAAGACGATCGAGAGATCGAGCAACCGGGGTCAGTCCCACGGTGCTAAGCGAAGTTCGCAGATGTGCAGATTTAATCTGAAAAAATACTGGAGATCATTATGATTTTACACATTCCCCATAGTTCGACTTTTATACCCGAAGAATACCTAAGTGAGTTCTTGCTGAGTTCGCAAGACTTGCAGCAAGAATTACTAAGCATGACGGATCATTTCACAGATGATTTATTTGATTGGAAGTGGGATAGGGCAGTCTTTCCCGTGAGTCGCCTCTTGGTAGATGTCGAGCGTTTCGAAGATGATGCGGAGGAAGAGATGGCCGAGCGGGGCATGGGCGTACTTTACGAAAAAGGTTCACAGCTTCAATCACTGCGTCGCCAGGCAAGTCCAGACTTACGCAAAGAATTGCTGGATCGTTATTATCGGACACATCACAAGAAGTTGGAGGCCATGGTGGATTATAGTCTTTATAAACGCAATAAGGCCTTGGTGATTGATTGCCATAGCTTCAATGCGATTGCGCGGCCCTATGAAGGCTATACGGGTGCTGAGCGTCCTGAGATCTGTCTTGGAACGGATGCTTTCCATACACCACAGAACTTAGTCGAAGGCTTTCGTAAGTTTTTTGAAGAACGAGGCTTCAGTGTAAGGATCAATGATCCCTTCTCTGGCTGCTTAGTGCCGAAGAAGTTTTATCAAAAGGATGAGCGTGTACACGCCATCATGATCGAGCTACGCCGTGATCTTTACATGAACGAAGCGACGGGAGAGAAGACTGCCGCTTACTCAGAGCTGAAGCAAACCTTAGCTGACTTAGAGCAAGCCATCATGAATAGTGAGTTTGCTAATTGAAGGAGAATCAAATGAAGAAACTAATGATTATACTCACATTACTTCCTGTGGTGGTCCTATCGAGTCCTCAAGAAAGTATCAAAAAATCACTGGATGCCTGGGCTCCTTTATCGGTAATTATCAATAATAAAGAACTTATCATTGCGATGAGCGCACATCACATTAGGGATAAGCTTTATCAGGAACTTATGATCAAGGGCATTATGGCCTATGCGGGGTTAAAAGACCAGAGAGCCTTGTATCGAATTGAGAAGATTATGATCTTAAACAAATTCAAAAATCAAGGCTATGTCTTCACCGGCAATACACAAAGATTAACTGACTTGACAGAACTCAGTGGGAGTAATCAAAAAAGACAATTAATGAAATATAGCAGGCGCTATGAGCCTTAGGTGTATTTTTCTCATAGAGAGAGTGTGGGATATGAGTCTAAAAATCGGGGAGGAAATAATTTATTAACTTTTCTTCTGTACCCGTGTAAGAATATGAATTAGTCAATCATTTAGTAAGTAAGGACCTCGATCTGTGTAGGTTTAGAATAAGATGAAAAGGACGTATACATGAAATTCAGTTATTTTGCAGTGCTTGTATTATTGTCATCTAGCTTACAAGCCAACCTAGTCGGTACTAGACGAAATATTACAGTTATCAAAAAAGGGAATATAACTCAAGGATATAGTTTAGATTACCAACAAAGTATGTGGGTATCACACCAAGTAAAATTAGGAGAAAGAGGGCCTATTGTGAATAAGCTTCAAAATACAGATGGTTTTGGAAATATGATTTTAGATAGAGATCATTTTAGTCCATATTATACACAAAGTTTATTAACAAGTATATTGTTAGGCTCGGAAGAGAAAAAGTTCAGTAGCGAAATCTCGTTATGCACACTAATGGATATTTCTCTTAAGAGAAACTGGATCAATATGGATGTGGCTTTGAGTCGGCAGGATAACACAAATCCAGTTTTTATAATTAATGGGGTGGTTTTTACTAGTAAAGTGAAATATGCATTTGATAAGGGATTTCCGATACCGGCCGGGTTTTACAAAGTGATTTATTACCCAGACAGTAAACAGGCAATTGCTTTTGTGATGTCAAATAAGCCACTTGAGAAGGTTTTTAAAAACTATGCGGTTCCCATAGCTAGACTTGAAAAGTTAGTTGGCTATAAAATATTAGAGGAACTTGATGATAAGTACAAATCTCAGGTAGATAAACCATTAGTGGGAAAATTGTGGAACTCCGTAGAAAATAAGGATAGTCAAAGTTCTTATTTATTAATGAGTAACGTGCGGTCATACGGAAACAAGATTATGTTTTTACGAAATGAAATGTTGAATAGTATGAGTAATTTACATATTATCCCTATACAGGAATTAAAGAAAAGTTTTGAGGGAAAATTTAAAGCATCGAGACTTCTAGATTCGATATAAAAATAAGAATCGTAAAATAACGAAATTGAGAGAACAATGGAAGAAAGAAGAAAAGATTGTAAGAAAAGCAGTGATCAAAAGTTATACACCGATTTTACAGAGATATAAAAATAGGTTAAGACCTCTCGAACAAGAACTTAGCCGTTTGATAACAAAAAATAAAGTCGATAAAAAAGCTATTGAATATAAAAAAGCTATTGAATATTCTAAATTACAACTAAAAGATTTTTACGAGAAAGTAGCTCATTATGATGTCACTAAGGCATTGAGAAATTTAAATAAATAATTACCTATGGCTTTTACAACTAGAAAAACAATTATAGAGCAGATCAAGGCTGGCGATGATATAGCTTGGCAAGATTTTGAAAAGGCTTATCGGGGACTTATCATTTTAAGAGGTCGAGATCGTTCTTTGGATAACAGTGAACTACCAGACCTTGTCCAAGATGTGATGCTATCATTATTTAAATATGAGTCGGTTTTTAAATATGAGAGTAGTAAAGGACGTTTTCGAGATTACCTAAAACAAATCATTGACCGTGCCGCGTTTAAAATGATACGAAAACGCAGTAATGATCTCCGAAAAATCCAAGCAGTTAGTGACAGGATTAAGAGTATGGAGAATTATCATGATACCATGGAAAAAAAATGGGAAGACGAATGGCGTGCTGTAATTGTGGATGAGGCTTTAACAAAAGTAAGATCAGAAGTAAATGAAGCGACTTATGAAGCTTTTGTAATGTTGATGGTTGACGGCATAAGTGCTGAATTGGTAGCGGACTCTCTGGGGATTAGTAAAGAATCTATTTATGTGGCGAAGCATAGAGTTTTAAAGCGATTGAAGTATGCAGTAATGAATTTGGAGGATACCTAATGAAATGTCTTAATGAATACCAACTTGAGAAAATCATCACTGATGAAAAAGGGCTGAAAATTTTATTATGGAAAAAGCATCTAAAAAATTGTTCCTCCTGTCTTGCAAGACTAAAGGAAATAAATGATAATATAGATTTTTCAAAATCGGTTAAATGGATGCACAGAGGGGAGCAGTAATGAGTGAGGTGAGTAAAGTTATTGGTAAATACGTTCTGAGAGAATGCTTGGGATCTGGTGCGATGGGTAGTGTTTGGTTAAGCTCACATCCTCGTCTTAATTTACCAGTAGCAGTAAAAGTTTTAAGTCGTTCACTTGCAAAAGAATCAACTGAGTACGTGGAGCGATTCATCGAAGAAGGAAGACTTGCGGCGGCGATTAATCACCCAAATGTTATACGTATTTACGATGCAGATCACGACCAAGGTTATCACTATCTTGTTATGGAATATGTCGATGGTTGCGATGTCGAGAAAATGGCAGCAGTAAGGCAAGGGAATTGCTTAGAAATACTAGAAATCATTGAGATCGCGTTAAAGGTGTCTGAAGCATTGGAAGAGGCCCAAGAGCATAAAATCATTCATCGTGATATAAAGCCCGAAAATATTTTAGTAACTCAAAATGGTAAGATCAAACTTGCAGACCTAGGAATAGCTAAAAAAATAGGAAGTGATAGTTCCGTTACAGAAACAGGCTATTCCTTGGGTACCCCTTATTATATGTCTCCTGAACAGGCTCTTAATGTAAAATCTATTGATCATAGAAGTGATATCTATTCACTGGGTGCAACTATGTATCATTTGCTTACAGGGGAAGTTCCCTATAAAGGAGATAGTCCTTTTGCGACAATGATGATGCATTCTCAAGAGTCTCTTGAGCATCCCCAAGCTCGCAAAGGTGATTTGCCCGATGAGGTATGTGCGATCGTCTGCAAAATGATGGAGAAAAACCCCAATGATCGTTATCAATCTTATGAAGAACTAAGAACTGATTTAACTTTATGTAAGTTTAATAGCAGTGAACTCAGTGATTTGGTTTCAAATTATGGCTTTGATACCTTGGCAAAAATATCTATTCCTAAAAAGGCTGCGAAGAAAAAGGCTTTAAAAAAGGCCACTCCTGTACCAGTAGTAAAAAAGGCTCAACGAATCTCGAAAGACATGAAAACCTTGTCTCCCAATGAATACATCATTGATTTTAATGATTCTGCAAAGCCAGTCATGCAAAAAGCTAAGGGTGGTGATGATCGTAAAGTAGCAGATCTGTCATCTACTCAAGCCTCACAGATGATTGTCCAGGATATCAAGAAAGAGCAAGATACTATCCAGAAAAATAAATCTGCAGAAGCTAATAAACTCAAGAAAAAACCAAGAAAAAAATCCCCCAAAAATCTCACTCAACGATTAAGAATCAAAGAGCTTAAGAATCCCAAGCTTCGTTGGTACGAAAAAGCTATAGTTATCGGCTTTTGGTTATTAGGGCCATTATTGATTTTGGGATATTTCATGTTTTTTTCTAGTGAAGCACCAGCCGAGGATAGTGAATTAAGTTCTCGGGATACAACGGTTCCCGTACTTAAGCCAATTAGTACTAAATCCACGGTAATAAAGAAACCACTTATACGTAAAAAACTCACAGTTGTAAAAGCTGAGGCGATTAAAAGAGTAACAGATAATAAGCTTACTTTAGAGGACTTAGTGAATAGTTGCAGTGATAAATCAAAAGTCGTTATAGAAGGTGATACACTGACGATTAACGGCAATATAACCATTCAAGTAGATGGTCATTTAAAGAATAAATCTATTCGGGTTGCACGTGGTTTCAGGCCTATAATTAAAAGTAAAAAACCTCGCGGATTGATAATAGAAGGCGGGGCAATTTCCGTTTATTATGCCTCACAAGTCAGAATGGAATCGGTTATTTTATCAAAGGTTAAGCTTGGTAAGTGGTCACGTTATTATCGCTACCCTTATAGTTCTAAATGGGAATTTAAAGATTGTCTATTTTACCAAACTAATCTCGGTATTAAAACGACTGATTACGGCTACAAATATCAAGATTGTGTATTTGTGGAATCCAATTTTTCAGCTTCTCGTACTGTGAGTAGTGAAAAGCAATATCAGGATCAGTGGAACGTAGTAGATAATTGCATTTTTTATAAGTGTGTACTCTCTCCTCAATTTCTATTTTCGACTAAAGACTGCTCTCTACTTGATTGTACTCTGAATAAAGCCAGTAGCGCATATACCCTAAAAGAGGGTTTGGTAGTACCCCTGTTGACT
This window contains:
- a CDS encoding HEPN domain-containing protein, producing the protein MSDINQYKSEWHEICRDYEIEENLRIRLHRCFSWAAKIDEYRDEQPDEAFLCAWVSFNSLFARIDPQSNDFLPEKQSIEFFLGKLKSIDRQGKLEHLLDESEWQFEQILQCKFLQSNFWRQLDGKEQVVLKNWNNDSFKYFRKKGDEVLLFKVLLGIYVMRNQLVHGGATYGSQMNRSTLMLCLYVLEPMLNCFIDILIHEGSDMEFGALPYPPVK
- a CDS encoding PD-(D/E)XK nuclease family protein, which produces MSLSDIKLSGICERDIDMLLQEEFVASERFCSWFLQQIKVFDEFEHDKILVKRSVTDTYGESDLELTFQDLKLKILIENKVDASFQKDQAQRYSDRALKFCQSGDGNKSRTVLVAPKHYGNNELCDFEHRVNYEEILTWYKNSDIPKNRVRFKNHVLETAINKAFKNYDLITDEENTDFWISYYNLMKELYPYMILKDPGPKPSGSYFIYMRKQGFPKTVKIYHKFPKGIIDLEFPGMGDSLDAVIDSFKKALPSNYDVVKTNKSASIRVEVPKLTLSFTFDDQNNEIKECMKQAVSLADWYLQNKELQTFIV
- a CDS encoding N-formylglutamate amidohydrolase, with translation MILHIPHSSTFIPEEYLSEFLLSSQDLQQELLSMTDHFTDDLFDWKWDRAVFPVSRLLVDVERFEDDAEEEMAERGMGVLYEKGSQLQSLRRQASPDLRKELLDRYYRTHHKKLEAMVDYSLYKRNKALVIDCHSFNAIARPYEGYTGAERPEICLGTDAFHTPQNLVEGFRKFFEERGFSVRINDPFSGCLVPKKFYQKDERVHAIMIELRRDLYMNEATGEKTAAYSELKQTLADLEQAIMNSEFAN
- a CDS encoding DNA/RNA non-specific endonuclease: MKFSYFAVLVLLSSSLQANLVGTRRNITVIKKGNITQGYSLDYQQSMWVSHQVKLGERGPIVNKLQNTDGFGNMILDRDHFSPYYTQSLLTSILLGSEEKKFSSEISLCTLMDISLKRNWINMDVALSRQDNTNPVFIINGVVFTSKVKYAFDKGFPIPAGFYKVIYYPDSKQAIAFVMSNKPLEKVFKNYAVPIARLEKLVGYKILEELDDKYKSQVDKPLVGKLWNSVENKDSQSSYLLMSNVRSYGNKIMFLRNEMLNSMSNLHIIPIQELKKSFEGKFKASRLLDSI
- a CDS encoding sigma-70 family RNA polymerase sigma factor, with the translated sequence MAFTTRKTIIEQIKAGDDIAWQDFEKAYRGLIILRGRDRSLDNSELPDLVQDVMLSLFKYESVFKYESSKGRFRDYLKQIIDRAAFKMIRKRSNDLRKIQAVSDRIKSMENYHDTMEKKWEDEWRAVIVDEALTKVRSEVNEATYEAFVMLMVDGISAELVADSLGISKESIYVAKHRVLKRLKYAVMNLEDT